A window from Leptothermofonsia sichuanensis E412 encodes these proteins:
- a CDS encoding acyl-CoA dehydrogenase: MVYIPWTIAIPSSILCWLLLGYLGAPLWLWSLSVAVSLGLFQPPIWVWVIFGFIAAILNLPMLRQRMITAPLMQGIRALNLLPTISDTEKAAIEAGTVWIDGEFFSGSPNFQRINQEPYPAIAPEIQAFLDGPVEQVCRMATDWEIHRRKDLPPEVWDYLKQEGFFGMMIPKEYGGLGFSNLAYSSVMVKLASRSFTHTATVGVTNSLGPAKLLLNYGTQAQKDYYLPRLARGEEIPCFALTEPHAGSDAASITSEGVVFKGEDDRLYLRLNFRKRYITLGAIATLIGLAFKLRDPENLLGHGETVGITCALVPADTPGVILGKRHDPMGVPFYNSPIEGRDVVISVDQIIGGAEQAGNGWKMLMQTLAAGRGISFPATCTGVAKLVARVTGAHAVVRRQFGLSIGRFEGIEEPLARIGGLTYLLDAARIYTCGAVDHGEKPSVISAIAKYEFTELARQMINDGMDIVGGAGICRGPRNLLANIYTAIPIPVTVEGANILTRTMMIFGQGAIRCHPYVYLEVEALRQSNVSAFDHAFWHHLGLTVRNSLRSALFSLSRGYLAQSPVAGPTAPYYRKLTWASATFATLTDLALIGFGGSLKRREKLTGRFADVLSWMYLATATLRRFEAEGRKPDDLPLVDWAMQYALAQIQQAFEGIFSNFTLPVVGAILRGPVLAWWRLNPIGVMPDDELGSQVAQQLQTVGEGRDRLTTGIYIPSHPDEALGRLEQAFQRSLQAEAIFKTIKAASRAGTLPQGKPENLVDAAVAAGVITQESVDLLREAEIARNEAIQVDAFTLEEYQQGSQPTPHPGEALKPSRKSLSVS; this comes from the coding sequence ATGGTTTATATTCCCTGGACGATCGCCATCCCCAGTTCAATCCTTTGCTGGTTGCTATTGGGTTACCTGGGCGCACCCCTATGGTTGTGGTCCCTCTCTGTTGCCGTTAGTTTAGGACTATTCCAGCCGCCCATCTGGGTCTGGGTGATTTTTGGTTTCATCGCAGCCATACTCAACCTTCCCATGCTCAGGCAGCGCATGATCACGGCCCCCTTAATGCAGGGCATCAGAGCACTCAACCTGCTGCCAACTATTTCGGACACAGAGAAAGCAGCGATCGAAGCCGGTACCGTCTGGATTGACGGCGAATTCTTCTCCGGATCACCCAACTTTCAGCGGATAAACCAGGAACCCTACCCAGCCATAGCCCCTGAAATTCAGGCATTTCTGGATGGCCCCGTGGAGCAGGTCTGCCGCATGGCGACGGACTGGGAAATTCATCGCCGCAAGGACCTGCCCCCCGAAGTGTGGGACTATCTCAAACAGGAGGGCTTCTTTGGCATGATGATTCCCAAAGAATACGGCGGCTTGGGTTTCTCTAACCTGGCGTATAGTTCCGTCATGGTCAAGCTGGCTTCCCGCTCCTTTACCCATACCGCAACCGTGGGAGTGACCAATTCCCTCGGTCCTGCCAAACTGCTACTGAACTACGGCACCCAGGCGCAAAAAGACTACTACCTGCCCCGCTTGGCCAGGGGCGAAGAAATTCCCTGCTTTGCCCTCACCGAACCTCACGCTGGCTCCGATGCTGCCAGCATCACCTCCGAAGGTGTGGTGTTCAAGGGAGAGGATGATCGACTATATCTGCGCCTCAACTTCCGCAAGCGCTATATTACCCTGGGCGCGATCGCCACCCTAATTGGGCTTGCTTTCAAACTACGGGATCCCGAAAACCTGCTGGGTCACGGGGAAACGGTTGGTATCACCTGCGCCCTGGTGCCCGCTGATACCCCTGGTGTAATTCTCGGTAAACGCCACGATCCGATGGGAGTGCCATTCTACAACTCCCCAATTGAAGGGCGGGATGTCGTTATTTCCGTGGATCAGATCATTGGTGGAGCAGAGCAGGCTGGCAACGGCTGGAAAATGCTGATGCAGACCCTTGCAGCAGGTCGGGGGATTAGCTTCCCGGCAACCTGCACTGGCGTTGCCAAACTGGTGGCTCGTGTCACAGGTGCCCATGCTGTTGTCCGGCGACAGTTTGGGCTTTCCATCGGACGGTTTGAAGGCATTGAAGAACCCCTTGCCCGTATTGGTGGCTTGACCTACCTGCTGGATGCCGCCCGCATCTATACCTGCGGCGCAGTCGATCATGGAGAAAAACCCTCGGTCATTTCGGCGATCGCCAAGTACGAATTCACGGAACTGGCTCGTCAGATGATCAACGATGGCATGGATATTGTGGGTGGTGCCGGGATCTGCCGGGGACCGCGAAATCTGCTGGCAAACATCTACACCGCCATTCCCATCCCGGTCACAGTCGAAGGGGCAAACATCCTCACCCGCACCATGATGATCTTTGGTCAGGGAGCGATCCGCTGCCACCCCTACGTTTATCTGGAAGTAGAAGCCCTTCGTCAGAGCAATGTCTCCGCCTTTGACCATGCCTTCTGGCACCATCTGGGGTTGACCGTGCGAAATAGCCTTCGTTCGGCCCTGTTCAGCCTCTCCCGTGGCTATCTTGCCCAATCGCCCGTAGCCGGTCCCACTGCCCCCTATTACCGCAAACTGACCTGGGCATCTGCCACCTTCGCCACCCTCACCGACCTTGCCCTGATTGGATTTGGTGGTTCCCTCAAACGCCGCGAAAAGTTAACCGGACGGTTTGCCGATGTCCTCTCCTGGATGTATCTGGCTACCGCAACCCTGCGCCGATTTGAAGCCGAAGGCCGCAAACCGGACGATCTACCCCTGGTTGACTGGGCAATGCAATATGCCCTTGCCCAAATTCAGCAAGCATTTGAGGGTATCTTCAGTAACTTCACTCTACCTGTGGTGGGAGCTATCCTGCGGGGACCTGTTCTTGCCTGGTGGCGGTTGAATCCAATCGGTGTTATGCCAGACGACGAATTGGGTAGTCAGGTTGCCCAGCAATTACAAACCGTCGGGGAAGGACGCGATCGCCTCACCACAGGCATCTACATCCCATCCCATCCCGATGAAGCCCTGGGCCGGCTAGAACAAGCATTCCAGCGCTCCCTCCAGGCAGAAGCAATTTTCAAAACCATCAAAGCTGCCAGCCGGGCCGGAACCCTCCCCCAGGGGAAACCCGAAAACCTGGTGGATGCCGCTGTGGCTGCCGGTGTGATTACCCAGGAATCTGTCGATCTTCTGCGGGAAGCCGAAATTGCCCGCAACGAAGCCATCCAGGTCGATGCCTTTACCCTGGAAGAATACCAGCAGGGTAGTCAACCCACCCCCCACCCCGGTGAAGCCTTAAAGCCTTCCCGGAAAAGTCTTTCGGTTTCATAA
- a CDS encoding thiolase family protein has translation MKEAYIVSSVRTAVGKAPRGTLRHMRPDDMGAIAVKGAIEKVKGLEPEQIDDIIMGCAFPEAEQGFNLGRVIGQRVGLPPTVAGATVNRFCASGLQAIAMANQAIMTGQAEVIVAGGAESMSLIPMGGHVLAPNPDLVAEAPQVYCTMGLTAENVAHQFQVAREDQDAFALRSHQRAIAAIQAGRFAEEIIPLTVRETLYIDGKPKTIETHFNVDEGPRHDTSLEALARLPAVFRVGGSVTAGNSSQMSDGAAATVVMSKRMVDELGIQPMGKLLGFAVAGVPPEIMGMGPVEAVPKVLKQVGLTLDDIGLIELNEAFAAQSLAVIRKLGLNEEIINVNGGAIALGHPLGMTGAKLTATILHEMKRRNIRYGLVTMCVGGGMGAAGVIENLML, from the coding sequence ATGAAAGAAGCTTACATTGTCAGCAGTGTGCGGACAGCGGTTGGCAAAGCGCCGCGTGGGACGCTGCGTCATATGCGTCCCGATGATATGGGCGCGATCGCGGTTAAGGGTGCGATTGAAAAAGTCAAGGGACTGGAACCGGAACAGATTGATGACATCATCATGGGCTGCGCTTTTCCAGAGGCAGAGCAGGGCTTTAATTTAGGGCGGGTGATTGGTCAGCGGGTTGGGTTGCCCCCCACAGTTGCCGGGGCGACCGTCAATCGGTTTTGTGCGTCTGGGTTGCAGGCGATCGCCATGGCAAACCAGGCAATTATGACCGGGCAGGCGGAGGTAATTGTGGCAGGGGGAGCGGAATCCATGAGCCTGATTCCGATGGGGGGACATGTGCTGGCCCCCAACCCCGATCTGGTGGCAGAGGCACCCCAGGTTTACTGCACAATGGGTCTGACCGCAGAAAATGTTGCCCATCAGTTTCAGGTTGCGCGAGAAGACCAGGATGCCTTTGCCCTGCGTTCACACCAGCGCGCGATCGCGGCAATCCAGGCGGGGCGATTTGCCGAAGAAATCATCCCCCTAACTGTCCGTGAAACCCTTTACATAGACGGCAAACCAAAAACCATTGAAACCCACTTCAACGTAGATGAAGGCCCCCGCCACGATACCAGTCTGGAAGCCCTTGCCAGGCTCCCTGCCGTGTTTCGAGTTGGAGGTAGCGTCACAGCAGGCAATTCTTCCCAGATGTCCGACGGAGCCGCCGCCACAGTTGTGATGTCTAAACGAATGGTGGACGAATTGGGCATTCAACCGATGGGGAAACTCCTGGGTTTTGCTGTTGCAGGTGTACCGCCTGAAATTATGGGCATGGGTCCGGTGGAAGCAGTTCCCAAAGTTCTAAAGCAGGTGGGTTTAACCCTGGACGACATTGGGCTGATTGAACTGAATGAAGCCTTTGCAGCCCAGTCCCTTGCCGTGATTCGCAAGCTGGGTTTAAACGAAGAGATCATTAATGTGAATGGAGGTGCGATCGCCCTGGGGCATCCCCTGGGAATGACAGGGGCAAAACTGACTGCAACCATTCTGCACGAAATGAAGCGTCGCAATATTCGGTATGGCTTAGTGACCATGTGCGTTGGTGGTGGCATGGGTGCCGCCGGAGTGATTGAGAACTTGATGCTGTAA
- a CDS encoding 3-hydroxyacyl-CoA dehydrogenase/enoyl-CoA hydratase family protein gives MHKPFRTAAVLGAGVMGTQIAAHLANAGLTVHLLDLPAKTSNKNELVEGAFKKALTQSPPIFFTEKTTRRVILGNFDDHFHRVAEVDWVIEAVVENLDIKKQLMQRLEDTIRNDAIVSTNTSGLLIHAIAEGRSESFRRRFLGTHFFNPPRYLKLLELIPTADTDPQVLAQMQWFGQIHLGKGVVIAKDTPNFIANRIGMFVTMLGVKAWTEQGYTIEEIDTLTGTIAGRPKSATFRTADLVGLDTLLYVAYNLYPAIPHDESREIFRVPNVLKKLVETGTLGAKTGQGFYKKQKGEILSLNPETMAYEPARPSNLGEIDVIEKMPDVGDRLRALYADSGRAGEFFRQSTLAILNYSANRIPEIANCVTDIDRAMRWGFGWELGPFEIWDALGFEPVLTDMKAAGMPVPAWVETMQQMCAKSFYKNHHVYKPELHYTPLEISSEIDLTAIKTDPQRVLWHNPEAALLDLGDGVVLYEFRSKGNTLSLNVVNGLEEVLNLLQTHDFKGMVIGNSSAHFSGGANLAEMGMMAQAGNFDALVKLIIQFQTLMQRIHYFPKPIVAAVQGRALGGGCELVMACPQVVAAAETYIGLVELGVGLIPGAGGIMRMVARATERAASETLSQIQPFIQKAFETIATAKVSGSAYEAQELGYLPCDARIVMDGDRRLAIAKAEILHLDYVGYTPPPEQNSIMVLGRPGRAMLEQAAYIFQQSGYASEYDRYLAGRLAYVMTGGELTAPSLVHEDYLLQLERETFIPLLGQPKTQERIAHMLKTKKPLRN, from the coding sequence ATGCACAAACCGTTTCGTACAGCCGCTGTTCTGGGTGCTGGAGTGATGGGAACTCAAATTGCGGCGCACCTTGCCAATGCGGGTTTAACCGTACACTTACTGGATTTACCAGCGAAAACCAGCAATAAAAATGAATTGGTTGAGGGAGCCTTTAAGAAGGCATTGACACAGTCACCCCCAATCTTTTTTACGGAAAAAACTACCCGTCGTGTGATTCTGGGCAACTTTGATGATCATTTCCATCGAGTTGCCGAAGTGGATTGGGTAATTGAGGCAGTAGTGGAAAATTTGGATATTAAAAAGCAATTGATGCAGCGGTTGGAAGACACAATTCGAAACGATGCAATTGTTTCCACTAATACGAGTGGATTACTGATTCATGCGATCGCTGAAGGTCGTTCGGAATCCTTCCGCAGGCGATTTTTGGGTACCCATTTCTTTAATCCTCCCCGCTACCTCAAGCTACTGGAACTGATTCCGACTGCTGACACTGATCCACAGGTTTTGGCACAGATGCAGTGGTTCGGACAGATCCATCTGGGTAAGGGAGTGGTCATCGCTAAAGATACCCCCAACTTCATTGCCAACCGAATTGGCATGTTTGTCACCATGCTGGGGGTGAAAGCCTGGACAGAACAAGGTTACACCATTGAAGAAATTGACACCCTGACCGGAACGATCGCTGGAAGACCCAAATCAGCCACCTTCCGCACTGCCGACCTCGTGGGACTGGATACCCTGTTGTATGTGGCATACAACCTCTATCCAGCAATTCCCCACGATGAAAGTCGGGAAATATTTCGAGTTCCTAATGTATTGAAGAAACTGGTCGAAACAGGCACTCTGGGGGCAAAGACGGGACAGGGTTTTTATAAGAAACAGAAGGGGGAAATTCTGTCACTCAACCCAGAAACCATGGCCTATGAACCTGCCAGACCCTCCAATCTGGGTGAGATTGACGTGATCGAGAAGATGCCCGATGTGGGCGATCGCCTGCGTGCCCTGTATGCCGATTCTGGTCGTGCGGGTGAATTTTTCCGTCAATCCACGCTGGCAATTTTGAATTACAGCGCCAACCGGATTCCCGAAATTGCCAACTGTGTCACTGACATTGATCGGGCGATGCGCTGGGGGTTTGGCTGGGAACTGGGACCCTTTGAAATCTGGGATGCCCTCGGATTTGAACCAGTGCTGACAGATATGAAAGCCGCAGGAATGCCGGTACCGGCATGGGTAGAAACTATGCAACAGATGTGTGCCAAAAGTTTCTACAAAAACCACCATGTCTACAAGCCAGAACTGCACTATACGCCTCTGGAAATCTCTTCTGAAATCGATTTGACAGCGATCAAAACCGATCCTCAACGGGTTCTCTGGCACAATCCTGAAGCGGCTCTGCTGGATCTGGGCGATGGCGTGGTTCTGTACGAATTTCGCTCCAAAGGCAATACCCTCAGCCTAAACGTTGTAAACGGACTGGAAGAGGTACTGAACCTGCTGCAAACCCATGATTTCAAAGGCATGGTCATCGGTAACAGTAGCGCCCACTTCTCCGGTGGGGCAAACCTGGCAGAAATGGGAATGATGGCACAGGCTGGAAATTTCGATGCCCTGGTGAAACTGATTATCCAGTTCCAAACCCTGATGCAACGAATTCATTATTTCCCGAAACCCATTGTGGCGGCTGTTCAGGGACGTGCCCTCGGTGGGGGCTGTGAACTGGTGATGGCATGTCCCCAGGTGGTGGCAGCCGCAGAAACTTACATTGGGCTGGTTGAACTGGGAGTAGGACTTATTCCCGGAGCGGGCGGCATTATGCGGATGGTGGCACGGGCAACGGAGCGGGCCGCCAGCGAAACCCTGAGCCAGATTCAGCCTTTTATCCAGAAAGCGTTTGAAACCATTGCCACGGCAAAAGTCTCTGGCAGTGCCTACGAAGCCCAGGAATTGGGCTACTTACCCTGCGATGCCCGAATTGTGATGGATGGGGACCGTCGCCTCGCGATCGCCAAAGCCGAAATCCTCCACCTGGACTACGTGGGATATACTCCGCCGCCGGAGCAAAATTCCATTATGGTGTTGGGTCGTCCTGGTAGAGCCATGCTGGAGCAGGCAGCTTACATCTTCCAGCAGAGCGGTTATGCCAGTGAATACGATCGCTACCTTGCAGGTCGTCTCGCCTACGTTATGACTGGCGGCGAACTCACCGCCCCCTCCCTCGTCCACGAAGACTACCTGCTGCAACTGGAACGGGAAACCTTCATTCCCCTGTTAGGACAGCCCAAAACCCAGGAGCGGATTGCCCACATGTTGAAGACGAAGAAACCGTTGAGGAACTAG